One Triticum dicoccoides isolate Atlit2015 ecotype Zavitan chromosome 4B, WEW_v2.0, whole genome shotgun sequence genomic window carries:
- the LOC119294180 gene encoding uncharacterized protein LOC119294180 has product MFPVTGSPKCVAFRSKHTRKCLGSVQAGSEESAGGGKFFEELSHGADDVDVLASPYTRFYLEPSKEHDGLLHVRCCHNNKYWVAKHVGEGSGHWIIGIVNEPEDDLSKPSCTLFEPNPLADTDNNLSIRFFRPQQTTSSESDITKEKGTTEEAYLRLGTGGHEKAIDQVKSLHDFSAIDLSKQLVLPKYVAFKGDNDMYLRARIIQKRNYLEFSSSDIADSTVVNTIFPNYANGNVRIKSNHFNRFWRLSPNWIWADSADTSSRDRDTLFRVVMLPDYIGLQNLRNSRHCKRLTADKKTSCLNAAVDTITLEARLQVEEAVLSREVYGVELKLSEARIYSEKPLTFPSMTSTNDTNETHAKTLTLKYEETQAKTWSSTVSLKIGVTTKLRAGIPVIAEGKVEVSTEFNSEYEWGSSIQTTTSQEASYQAVVTPMTKVTIRAAATQGFIEVPFSYTQRDILITGEVVTYKMDDGLFTGMNNYNFQFEATQEPI; this is encoded by the exons ATGTTTCCAGTGACGGGCTCGCCGAAATGCGTTGCTTTCCGATCAAAGCATACCCGCAAGTGCCTAGGTAGCGTGCAAGCAGGGAGCGAGGAGAGCGCCGGCGGAGGCAAGTTCTTCGAGGAGCTGAGCCACGGCGCCGACGACGTCGATGTCCTTGCAAGCCCGTACACTAGATTCTACCTGGAGCCATCCAAGGAGCACGACGGGCTCCTGCACGTCAGGTGCTGCCACAACAACAAGTACTGGGTGGCCAAACATGTCGGTGAAGGCAGCGGCCACTGGATCATTGGCATCGTCAATGAACCGGAGGACGACCTGTCCAAGCCGTCATGCACGCTTTTTGAGCCCAACCCTCTCGCGGACACGGACAATAATCTATCCATCAG GTTCTTCCGTCCTCAGCAGACAACAAGCTCTgaatctgatataaccaaggaaaaGGGGACAACTGAAGAAGCCTACCTGCGTCTGGGAACCGGAGGGCATGAAAAAGCAATTGATCAAGTGAAATCTCTTCATGACTTCTCCGCCATTGATCTGTCGAAGCAATTGGTACTGCCTAAATATGTTGCTTTTAAAGGCGACAATGACATGTACCTCCGGGCGAGGATCATCCAGAAACGCAATTACCTGGAATTCTCATCATCTGATATTGCagattcaactgtggtcaacactaTTTTCCCTAACTATGCTAATGGGAACGTGCGCATAAAATCTAACCACTTCAATAGGTTTTGGAGGCTCAGCCCCAACTGGATCTGGGCTGACTCGGCCGACACCAGCAGCAGAGACCGTGACACGCTCTTTAGGGTGGTCATGTTGCCCGACTACATCGGTCTCCAGAACCTGCGAAACTCCAGGCACTGCAAGAGGCTAACTGCCGACAAGAAGACAAGCTGCCTTAATGCCGCCGTCGATACCATCACCCTTGAAGCAAGGTTACAGGTGGAAGAAGCCGTACTTTCGCGAGAGGTCTATGGCGTGGAGTTGAAGCTCTCCGAAGCTAGGATCTACAGCGAGAAGCCTCTTACCTTTCCCAGCATGACTTCAACCAATGACACCAATGAAACACATGCCAAAACCCTGACCCTGAAATACGAGGAGACGCAGGCCAAGACCTGGAGCTCGACTGTTAGCCTCAAGATCGGTGTCACGACCAAGTTAAGAGCCGGGATCCCGGTCATAGCAGAAGGGAAGGTTGAGGTATCCACTGAATTCAACTCAGAGTACGAGTGGGGGTCATCCATTCAGACAACGACGTCACAAGAGGCCTCCTACCAGGCTGTGGTGACTCCGATGACCAAGGTGACAATCAGAGCGGCTGCGACTCAGGGTTTTATTGAAGTCCCGTTCTCCTACACTCAGAGGGACATTCTGATCACAGGAGAGGTTGTTACCTACAAGATGGACGATGGCCTGTTCACTGGTATGAACAACTATAATTTTCAATTTGAAGCCACACAAGAGCCCATCTGA